The Tachysurus fulvidraco isolate hzauxx_2018 chromosome 10, HZAU_PFXX_2.0, whole genome shotgun sequence genome segment GACTCCTGAAGATACTACCAGATGTTCAGGCAGGGAAGTTGTGGACTTTCTCACCTGCATCTCCACATCTGGAGGGTAGAAACCCGTGGCCAGGCAGGTCAAGGTCAGCTTTTTGCTGTTAGTCACTGATCTCTTTGTAAGTAGATGCACCTCTGGGGGAGCTGGAAGAAGATATAAAGttcattttcctttttaatttatCAAGATGAATGTGACTCAAGTAAAAAATGGATACTCACAAAATTTACTCAGTTCTTCTTGTCCATAGTCCATGAACTTGGTGAGCCAttccacacactctttctccagGTAACTCTTGGTGTATGTGTTAAGGATGGACACTTCATCCCATTTCCTTTTGGTCGGCAAAGCAGCCTGAACTGGAGCGATCCACCTCGAGTTTTCATCATCAAAGGAGAGGAACTCAGCACCATCGTAGCTGTACTCATCAATTCCTCTCACAAATTTACTATTTCCGTTTTCACCTTCAATCACACAGCCATGTCTccactgaagaacatgaaggtcTGAAATGGAGACAGTGCAGTAAAGATAAGAACTGTGTGACATTAAGAATCAAAGAAATGACATCTGACATTTAATGAGTAATgatgaataaaactgaactaACCAGACTTATTGTGTCTCATTCGCTCCATCAGGATGTCCACGTTGACCTTAAACCACTGCTCTTTGCTCTTACGGGACTGAGTTCCTTTATCCCAGTAATCCTTTTCCATCTTCTCCTTCATCCAGTCCTGTTTAGGAACCTTAACCTGAGTCTCACTGCTGTAGTAGTCGAGTTCTCGATCATCGAGCATGCCCAGTGCTGTGAACTCATAGATTCCAGGCAGCTTGAGAGGTTTAGACAGAGCCGTGTAGGTGTAAAACAGTGAGTGTTCACCTGGAGGAGAGGGAATAGAAAGTTATCTTTCCAACTTTCTCTTTTGTTTGAGACCAAA includes the following:
- the LOC125138454 gene encoding major histocompatibility complex class I-related gene protein-like isoform X7, with the translated sequence MMKMRKMMAAVCLCVTLCVFAPALGGEHSLFYTYTALSKPLKLPGIYEFTALGMLDDRELDYYSSETQVKVPKQDWMKEKMEKDYWDKGTQSRKSKEQWFKVNVDILMERMRHNKSDLHVLQWRHGCVIEGENGNSKFVRGIDEYSYDGAEFLSFDDENSRWIAPVQAALPTKRKWDEVSILNTYTKSYLEKECVEWLTKFMDYGQEELSKFSPPEVHLLTKRSVTNSKKLTLTCLATGFYPPDVEMQVRKSTTSLPEHLVVSSGVRPNGDGTYQLRKSVEILEDEKPLYTCYVNHITLKDPIIVGEGQDCFDCSVASSGIIGAVIGVLLVLVGVACVIYILYSKKYIAFLKIATNEQQAVNGNVAYIPAPADDLESNGHANGHAKECVNGHKNGIN
- the LOC125138454 gene encoding major histocompatibility complex class I-related gene protein-like isoform X6, which produces MRKMMAAVCVCVTFCVLAPALGGEHSLFYTYTALSKPLKLPGIYEFTALGMLDDRELDYYSSETQVKVPKQDWMKEKMEKDYWDKGTQSRKSKEQWFKVNVDILMERMRHNKSDLHVLQWRHGCVIEGENGNSKFVRGIDEYSYDGAEFLSFDDENSRWIAPVQAALPTKRKWDEVSILNTYTKSYLEKECVEWLTKFMDYGQEELSKFSPPEVHLLTKRSVTNSKKLTLTCLATGFYPPDVEMQVRKSTTSLPEHLVVSSGVRPNGDGTYQLRKSVEILEDEKPLYTCYVNHITLKDPIIVGEGQDCFDCSVASSGIIGAVIGVLLVLVGVACVIYILYSKKYIVCPAFLKIATNEQQAVNGNVAYIPAPADDLESNGHANGHAKECVNGHKNGIN
- the LOC125138454 gene encoding major histocompatibility complex class I-related gene protein-like isoform X5, whose product is MMKMRKMMAAVCVCVTFCVLAPALGGEHSLFYTYTALSKPLKLPGIYEFTALGMLDDRELDYYSSETQVKVPKQDWMKEKMEKDYWDKGTQSRKSKEQWFKVNVDILMERMRHNKSDLHVLQWRHGCVIEGENGNSKFVRGIDEYSYDGAEFLSFDDENSRWIAPVQAALPTKRKWDEVSILNTYTKSYLEKECVEWLTKFMDYGQEELSKFSPPEVHLLTKRSVTNSKKLTLTCLATGFYPPDVEMQVRKSTTSLPEHLVVSSGVRPNGDGTYQLRKSVEILEDEKPLYTCYVNHITLKDPIIVGEGQDCFDCSVASSGIIGAVIGVLLVLVGVACVIYILYSKKYIVCPAFLKIATNEQQAVNGNVAYIPAPADDLESNGHANGHAKECVNGHKNGIN
- the LOC125138454 gene encoding major histocompatibility complex class I-related gene protein-like isoform X3 gives rise to the protein MMKMRKMMAAVCLCVTLCVFAPALGGEHSLFYTYTALSKPLKLPGIYEFTALGMLDDRELDYYSSETQVKVPKQDWMKEKMEKDYWDKGTQSRKSKEQWFKVNVDILMERMRHNKSDLHVLQWRHGCVIEGENGNSKFVRGIDEYSYDGAEFLSFDDENSRWIAPVQAALPTKRKWDEVSILNTYTKSYLEKECVEWLTKFMDYGQEELSKFSPPEVHLLTKRSVTNSKKLTLTCLATGFYPPDVEMQVRKSTTSLPEHLVVSSGVRPNGDGTYQLRKSVEILEDEKPLYTCYVNHITLKDPIIVGEGQDCFDCSVASSGIIGAVIGVLLVLVGVACVIYILYSKKYIVCPAFLKIATNEQQAVNGNVAYIPAPADDLESNGHANGHAKECVNGHKNGIN